Proteins from a genomic interval of Debaryomyces hansenii CBS767 chromosome E complete sequence:
- a CDS encoding DEHA2E24354p (no similarity), protein MLSLFKAYIHIILQRCFLSVTVACQICLSLISQFFVVYCFMHENYSGLLFGVCKLSLRPATAAGSNHSPKDNRKQKAIQLQRRLEVPITKLMKYHVARRIGYQY, encoded by the coding sequence atgttatcattatttaaagcatatattcatataatacTTCAAAGATGTTTTTTATCTGTCACTGTTGCTTGCCAGATTTGTTTGAGTTTAATCTCACAATTCTTCGTAGTGTACTGTTTCATGCACGAGAATTATTCGGGGCTATTGTTCGGGGTTTGCAAATTATCTCTACGCCCTGCAACTGCGGCAGGTAGTAACCATTCACCGAAAGACAATAGAAAACAAAAGGCTATACAATTACAAAGGCGTCTTGAAGTGCCTATTActaaattaatgaaatatcatGTTGCAAGAAGAATAGGTTATCAGTATTGA